Below is a genomic region from Candidatus Epulonipiscium sp..
ACCCATAACCTACAACGTTAAATCCTAATTTTTCTAGATAGGGTAGAAGTCCAGATTTTGTCAAGTATTCGGTAACTACCAAAGAACCCGGTGCAAGACTGGTCTTAACATATTGGGGTCTTGTAAGACCTAATTTTACAGCTTTTTTAGCAAGAAGTCCGGCACCAATTATTACTGCGGGGTTGGAAGTATTGGTACAACTTGTAATCGAGGCAATAACCACTGCGCCGTTTTTTAGGTTTTCTTTACTTTTGTCTTTATAACTTATTTTGGCATATTCATTTATCTTATCTTCTTTAAAGCCATATCCTCCCTCATCAAGGGGAGCTTTAATAGTTTTATGAAAGGATTTTTTCATGTCCTTGAGATTAATCCTATCCTGAGGCCTTTTAGGTCCTGCAAGACTTGGTTCTATGGTGCCTAAATCCAATTCTATATAACTTGAAAAATTAGGCTCTGGGGAGTCCTTGGTTCTAAACATTCCCTGGATTTTATGATATTTTTCCACAAGAGAAACCTGGTCCCTACTACGCCCTGTAGCCCTTAGGTATTCTAATGTCTTATCATCCACTGGAAAATAAGCCGCCGTGGCTCCATATTCCGGACACATATTCGATATGGTCGCCCTATCTTCAACGCTTATATTTCCTACGCCTTCTCCATAAAATTCAACAAACTTTCCTATAACCCCTTCTTTCCTTAAGATATTGGTTATGGTAAGTACCAAGTCTGTGGCAGTAGCTTCCTCTGGAAGTGTACCCATGAGTTTAAAGCCTACCACCTCAGGGGTTAAAAAGTATAAGGGTTGTCCTAACATGCAAGCTTCGGCCTCTATGCCGCCTACACCCCAGCCCAATACCCCTATGCCATTAATCATGGTTGTATGGGAATCGGTTCCCACTAAAGAATCTGGAAGCAGAACCTTTTCTCCATCAATAGTCCTTAAGGATGCTACGGTAGCTAAAAATTCTAGGTTTACCTGATGTATGATTCCGATGGAAGGGGGGAATACCCTAAAATTTGAAAAGGATTTTTGAGCCCATTTTAGAAGTTCGTATCTTTCCTCATTTCTTTCAAACTCTTTTTTAACATTGTATTTCATAGACTCACTACTTCCAAAGGAATCTATGATTAAAGAGTGGTCTATGACCAAATCTACAGGGACTATGGGGTTAATTTTATCAGGATTTCCTCCTAGTTCATACATTTTGGTTCTCATTGCCGCCAAATCCACGACCACGGGAACCCCTGTAAAATCCTGCAAAACAATTCTAGAGGGGATAAAGGGAATTTCCCCGTTTTTGCTGTCTTCAATCCCTAATGCGATTCTTTTTATATGTTCCATGGTTACAAGGTTCTCATCATAGTTTCTTAGGGCAGATTCAAGGAGAATTTTTATAGAGTAGGGAAGTCTTGAGGTATCTTTTATCCCTAGTTGCCCTAGGGATGTGATATCGTAATAAGAATATTTTTTCTCGCCTATAGACAGAAATTTTTTATTTATACCGGGCTTTTTATCCATTGTATTCCTCACTTTCCTTGTATAAGATTTAATTTAATCATATGTCATGGAGAAAAATATTATACAGTTTAAATCTCAAAAATAAACTGTATTTAATATTTTTATAAGTATATAGTATAATAAGACTAAAATGCAAACAGATTTGTTTGGAGGAATTCAAATGATAACCAGAGCCATTATATTTGCCACCTTAGCCCACGAGAATCAAAAAAGAAAATGTACAGATGTTCCATATATTCTTCATCCCTTAGAAGCAGGGATTATAACCTCTCAGTTAAAGTATGATGTGAATAACATCTGTGCAGCCCTTCTACACGATACCATAGAAGATGCTAAGGTAAGTTATGAAAGCTTAAAGTTAATGTTTAACGAAAGGATTGCAGACCTTGTAAAATCCCAAAGTGAAGACAAGTCAAAATCCTGGAAAGAAAGAAAACAACACACCATTACATTTTTAAAAGAAGTGGAAGATGAGGATATTAAACTAATTTCCTTGGCGGATAAATTAGCTAATGCAAGGGCACTCCAAAGGGATTATCTTATGATTAAAGATGCCCTTTGGGAAAGATTTAATGTCACAGATAAAAATGAGCATAAGTGGTACTATGAGGAATTGGTAAAAAGCCTTGAAAGTTTATCAAAATATGCTTTGTATCAAGAATTTAAAGCACTGGTTTTAAAGATTTTTGAATAATTCATAAAATATTGTCGAACAATATTAAAAATCGTCACATTTTTCTCCTATAGGAATAGTATATATTGTAACAAATATATTATGAAAGGAGAAAACCATATGGCTAACGGAATTGGAGCAGGTGCTGGAAGAACTTTCACCGGTGGAAACTTCGGTGCATTATTAGCAAACTATGTTGGCGAAACCGTAACAATTTTTACAAGTAGCGGAGGACAATCGGGTTCCGGATTTACCGGAGTTGTTTTACTTGTTAACGATTGTTTTGTAAGACTTATTTCTAGAATAGGACCCCCTCCAGGATGCGCTTTAGGAAATGCCTGCACAGGATTTGGTGTAGGAGGGTATGGCTATGGCACAGGCTATGGAGCTGGGATTGGTGCTGGGGGATATGGCGGCTTTGGTCCTGTACAACCGGCTAATGAAATTGGGGCAATTACTGCTGGTGGCTGGAATGGATACCCAGTTTATACAGTAGGTTCTGTAACCGACATTCCCATTTCTAATATCGTATCCTTTGTTCACAATGCTGTATAAACAGTAATAGCGAAAGATTAAAAGGGGCAGATTATAAAATCTGCCCCTTTTACTTATTCGGGATACTATTCGCGAAACACAACTTTAACGAAGTGTAATCCTTCTAAATGATATAAAGAACCCTAAAAAATCTTTTCTTCCATAAAATCCATACTTTTAACCTTTTGGATGATTTCATTTAACATCTTAATAATCCCTTGGGATAATTGATTTGCCTCACTATATAATTGTATAGCCCTTTTTGAATCTTTTTTACGAATAGCCTCTATAACTTCATGTCCCTTATTATGTAAGTCTATATGTAAACGATCAATCTTCGCCCAACAATCCTTGATTTCAGGATGGCTAATTTGTATAGAATAATAAAAATGTCCAAACTTACACTTCTTACCATCTGTCTGTATGGGCATTAATGTCTCTTCGTCAATCATCTTTTTTAATATATCCTGCCATGCCTTGTGGGATATGATTGCCTCTTCTATGGTAGCAATAAAATCTTCATTGGTCAAAGGGTGGGTGCTATCATTAACCGTTTCCATTAGTTGTTTTACTATATCGGATATATTGTCATCTACCCTTCCTATATGATTAGAATAATCAAGGGCTTTTTGTGAATCCCCAGCAACCCGAGTTGTCATATGACTGATTTTTTCTGATTCACTGGCCACTACATTCATAGCAGCAGTGATTTCCTCCGAGGAGGCGTTTATTTCTTCCATCATACTTGCCAGTTCCGAAACACTATTAACTACCATCTCTAGATAATTCCCATTATCCCTAAAGGAACGATTGACTGTTTCAATTTTTTCGGTCATATCCGTCATAGATACAATTGTACTATTTACACTGTCCATGCCCTCTTTTGTTGCATTTCTTATATCTTCTGTAAATACTTGCATATCCTCTAATTTATTTTTAGTATCCGATGCCAACTTTCTTATTTCCTCTGCAACCACAGAAAAACCTCTCCCATGTTCGCCGGCCCGCGCTGCTTCTATACTGGCATTAAGCGCTAATAAATTTGTTTGTTCTGCTATGGTACTGACTCCAGCAACGATATCATCCATCTTTCTAGATATTTCTTCTAAAAAACCTATCTTTTGAGACATTATTTCTGAATCCTTTAGAACAATAATCTTTATATGATTAATATCTTCTAGAAGCTTCATATTATCCCTATTGCCACTCATAAGATCATTGGATTTAATCGATAAATCCTCTAATATATGAGCATGACTATCAATGGCCTGCCCTACCTCATTCATGCTTGCTGTGGTCTCTTCTACCACTGCCATATTAGATTGACTAGACTGGGCCAATTCCCCAGCAAATCTACTTAATCCCGAAGATATAAATGACATATTCACATCGAAATCACTTAAACTGGCTGATTCATTAATCAATTTCCTAAGCAGTTCATTATTCGACATTCCCATCTTTAACAACTTTTCAAACAAATCCAAAATAATTTTATGAGGTTCATGGTTTATAATAGGATACGGTGGATTATTCCCCCTCAATTTTTCTTCTACATAATCTGTAACCAAGCCTACCTCTTTGCATCTTCCCCTTGCAGCTAGCATTCTATCCCTCCTCAATAACAATCCCATTCCTCTTATTTAAATCACCATATATATATGTTTATTACATATTATATCATGAATATTGACACAAAAAAATTATATTCGAATATTTATTTTTTTGAGAAGTTATAATTATATTTAAGCTTTTATTTTATTCCATGAATTTTTCTTGATTCTTTTCCCAGAACTCTATATAATAAATAATGCTAAATTCATTGACTTGGAAGGAAGATATCATGAAATTACAAAAACTTCTTAGCTATGTTCGTCGTGCAGTAGATGATTATCATATGATAGAAGACGGTGACAGGATTGCTGTAGGAATATCCGGAGGCAAGGATAGCTTGGCTCTTTTATTATCCTTGAGGGGACTTCAAAGATTCTATCCAAAAAAATTCGAGCTAGAAGCCATTACAGTATCCCTAGGTTTTGATAATTTTGACACTACCGGTGTGCAAAAGCTATGTGACGAAATCGAAGTCCCCTATACTGTTCATAAAACCGATATCGGACAAATTGTATTTAATGAGCGAAAAGAAAAAAACCCCTGTTCTCTTTGCTCCAAAATGAGAAAAGGGGCCCTAAATGAAGTTGCCAAAGGACTTAACTGTAATAAAATTGCCCTGGGCCATAATAAGGATGATGTCATTCAAACCCTTCTTCTTTGCATGTTTTATGAAGGACGAATGTATACATTTGCTCCGGTTAGCTATTTGGATAGAATGGATTTATATTCGATTAGACCCCTAATCTATGTACCAGAAAAAGAAATCATAACCCTTGCAGAAATCGAAAAGTTCCCTATTATAAAAAGCCCCTGTCCTGCAGATGGCAATACAAAACGTGAAGATATGAAAAACCTAATAGAAAACCTTCGCAAACGCTACGATAACCTAGACAATCATCTTTTCGGAGCTATCCAAAGATCCTCCATCAAAGGCTGGGAATAAGGCAAATACGTTGATAGATAAAGCTTTAGCTTAATCTTTGTATATATCTATGAATAAAACAACCGTTTTAAAGAGTTCTTTAGAATTTGTTATCACCCCCAAATCACCTAAGGTTGGGGTATTTTTATCCTCATATTTCATAATGCTTAGGACTCCGTTAGTTTTTATGATTGCGTATTTTACCTCATTAATATCAAATACATTCCCTATCCTAAGCTGCCCTAATAAGTCATTGATACCCTTACATAAAAAAGGTTTTTCTACCCATAATATACCTTAAACCATTTTATTTTATGCGGAGATAGAATATTATGAACTTATGGATTCAGGTCCTTTTAACTATGGCTTTCATAATAACATCTATCATTACTATTTATTATCTTCAAAAAAGAAAAAGATATGATTTTAAGATATTAGATTGCTATCTAGAACATATATTTGTATAATGGTTTTATAACCATTATAGGGGTGATTGTATGGCTGAAACTAATTATTTTGAACAACAAAAGCAAAAAAACGCACTAAGACTCCGCGCCCTTCTTTCTTCTTTGCCCCCCTTTGCCTTTGAGTTTTTTCGGGGCATCGAACCTACCACCTCCTCTAAGACAAGGATAGGATATGCCTATGATTTGAGGATTTTCTTCGAATAT
It encodes:
- the acnA gene encoding aconitate hydratase AcnA; this translates as MDKKPGINKKFLSIGEKKYSYYDITSLGQLGIKDTSRLPYSIKILLESALRNYDENLVTMEHIKRIALGIEDSKNGEIPFIPSRIVLQDFTGVPVVVDLAAMRTKMYELGGNPDKINPIVPVDLVIDHSLIIDSFGSSESMKYNVKKEFERNEERYELLKWAQKSFSNFRVFPPSIGIIHQVNLEFLATVASLRTIDGEKVLLPDSLVGTDSHTTMINGIGVLGWGVGGIEAEACMLGQPLYFLTPEVVGFKLMGTLPEEATATDLVLTITNILRKEGVIGKFVEFYGEGVGNISVEDRATISNMCPEYGATAAYFPVDDKTLEYLRATGRSRDQVSLVEKYHKIQGMFRTKDSPEPNFSSYIELDLGTIEPSLAGPKRPQDRINLKDMKKSFHKTIKAPLDEGGYGFKEDKINEYAKISYKDKSKENLKNGAVVIASITSCTNTSNPAVIIGAGLLAKKAVKLGLTRPQYVKTSLAPGSLVVTEYLTKSGLLPYLEKLGFNVVGYGCATCIGNSGPLIEEVSRAIDEKDLAVAAVLSGNRNFEGRVHPQTKMNYLASPILVVAYALAGTVDIDFDSEPIGNNDKKEPIYLRDIWPKYAEIEEIIRTSISPNMYIGKYKDVFTANELWNAVTVTDEKIYKWKEESTYIKLPPFFDEMEIQPAKVKDIKDANVLAMFGDTVTTDHISPAGSIPETSDAGNHLTSQNISIEHFNSYGSRRGSHEVMMRGTFANIRIRNKMLPEVEGGFTRHIPSGKVMSIFKACMEYKKTNTPLIVIAGKEYGTGSSRDWAAKGTVLLGVKAVIAQSFERIHRSNLIGMGVLPLQFLEGDTSDSLGIKGDETFSITGISDNIYPNKKLKVTAQNQEGTLFDFEVIARLDSGIEVEYYLNGGILNMVLRNFLAK
- a CDS encoding bifunctional (p)ppGpp synthetase/guanosine-3',5'-bis(diphosphate) 3'-pyrophosphohydrolase, coding for MITRAIIFATLAHENQKRKCTDVPYILHPLEAGIITSQLKYDVNNICAALLHDTIEDAKVSYESLKLMFNERIADLVKSQSEDKSKSWKERKQHTITFLKEVEDEDIKLISLADKLANARALQRDYLMIKDALWERFNVTDKNEHKWYYEELVKSLESLSKYALYQEFKALVLKIFE
- a CDS encoding chemotaxis protein translates to MLAARGRCKEVGLVTDYVEEKLRGNNPPYPIINHEPHKIILDLFEKLLKMGMSNNELLRKLINESASLSDFDVNMSFISSGLSRFAGELAQSSQSNMAVVEETTASMNEVGQAIDSHAHILEDLSIKSNDLMSGNRDNMKLLEDINHIKIIVLKDSEIMSQKIGFLEEISRKMDDIVAGVSTIAEQTNLLALNASIEAARAGEHGRGFSVVAEEIRKLASDTKNKLEDMQVFTEDIRNATKEGMDSVNSTIVSMTDMTEKIETVNRSFRDNGNYLEMVVNSVSELASMMEEINASSEEITAAMNVVASESEKISHMTTRVAGDSQKALDYSNHIGRVDDNISDIVKQLMETVNDSTHPLTNEDFIATIEEAIISHKAWQDILKKMIDEETLMPIQTDGKKCKFGHFYYSIQISHPEIKDCWAKIDRLHIDLHNKGHEVIEAIRKKDSKRAIQLYSEANQLSQGIIKMLNEIIQKVKSMDFMEEKIF
- a CDS encoding tRNA 2-thiocytidine(32) synthetase TtcA, with translation MKLQKLLSYVRRAVDDYHMIEDGDRIAVGISGGKDSLALLLSLRGLQRFYPKKFELEAITVSLGFDNFDTTGVQKLCDEIEVPYTVHKTDIGQIVFNERKEKNPCSLCSKMRKGALNEVAKGLNCNKIALGHNKDDVIQTLLLCMFYEGRMYTFAPVSYLDRMDLYSIRPLIYVPEKEIITLAEIEKFPIIKSPCPADGNTKREDMKNLIENLRKRYDNLDNHLFGAIQRSSIKGWE
- a CDS encoding DUF421 domain-containing protein, whose translation is MLWVEKPFLCKGINDLLGQLRIGNVFDINEVKYAIIKTNGVLSIMKYEDKNTPTLGDLGVITNSKELFKTVVLFIDIYKD